A genomic stretch from Eubacterium sulci ATCC 35585 includes:
- a CDS encoding deoxyuridine 5'-triphosphate nucleotidohydrolase: MKIKIVSKSGRIPIYGTSQSAGFDLPAYLPEGSIVLEKGKRMLVPTGIFIELPCGYEAQVRARSGLAIKNGIGLVNGIGTVDADYRGELKIPMINWGDEDFTINDGDRIAQVVIAKHERAEFELCEELGETERGSGGFGHTGV; encoded by the coding sequence ATGAAAATAAAGATAGTTAGCAAATCAGGAAGAATTCCTATATATGGTACGTCACAGTCAGCAGGATTTGATCTTCCTGCATACTTGCCTGAAGGAAGCATAGTTTTAGAAAAGGGAAAGAGAATGCTTGTTCCAACAGGCATATTCATAGAGCTACCATGTGGATATGAGGCTCAGGTTCGCGCAAGGTCTGGACTTGCAATCAAAAACGGAATAGGCCTTGTAAATGGAATAGGGACTGTGGATGCGGACTATCGCGGTGAACTCAAGATACCTATGATTAACTGGGGTGATGAAGATTTCACTATAAATGATGGAGATAGGATTGCTCAAGTTGTAATTGCAAAGCACGAAAGAGCAGAGTTTGAACTATGTGAAGAACTAGGTGAAACGGAAAGAGGATCAGGAGGCTTCGGTCATACAGGAGTATAA
- a CDS encoding deoxyguanosinetriphosphate triphosphohydrolase: MLNRIEQENREKIWLSEHATKSADSKGRAVFEPKCELRTEFQRDRDRIIHSKAFRRLMHKTQVFLGSEGDHYRTRLTHTLEVSQISRTICRALCLNEDLAEAIALGHDLGHTPFGHNGEYILDSVHRSGFKHNIQSLRVVDVLETRPTGRGLNLTFEVRDGIRNHSGDTMPLTPEAEVVRLSDRIAYINHDIDDALRSGVISLSDLPKEGIDVFGQKHSERINNMVLNVILNSEDSKHISMDEEHMHALNTLRKYMFQNVYLSPLVKHEEDLVMVEKIITSLYKYFTDHPDMLPTGEQVLIEEFGIETVVKDYIAGMTDRFAINTYENIFEK; encoded by the coding sequence ATGCTAAATCGTATAGAGCAGGAGAACAGAGAGAAAATTTGGCTTTCAGAGCATGCAACTAAGTCAGCAGATAGCAAAGGCAGGGCTGTCTTTGAGCCCAAGTGCGAGCTTAGAACCGAATTTCAAAGGGATAGAGATCGAATAATACATTCAAAGGCCTTTAGGCGTTTAATGCATAAGACTCAGGTTTTTCTCGGTAGCGAGGGAGATCATTACAGAACTAGGCTAACGCACACTCTTGAAGTAAGTCAGATTTCTAGAACTATCTGTAGAGCACTTTGCCTAAATGAAGATTTAGCTGAGGCAATTGCACTCGGCCATGATCTTGGACACACTCCATTTGGTCACAATGGAGAGTATATTTTAGACAGCGTACATAGGTCAGGATTCAAACATAATATCCAAAGTCTAAGAGTAGTTGATGTATTAGAAACTCGCCCAACAGGACGAGGTCTAAATCTAACTTTTGAAGTTAGAGATGGCATAAGAAATCACTCTGGTGACACTATGCCACTTACACCTGAAGCTGAGGTCGTAAGGCTTTCAGACCGAATTGCATATATCAATCACGATATTGATGATGCTCTAAGAAGCGGAGTTATCAGTCTGAGCGATTTACCTAAAGAAGGCATCGATGTATTCGGCCAAAAACACAGTGAGCGTATAAATAACATGGTTTTAAATGTTATCTTAAACAGTGAAGATAGCAAGCATATATCTATGGATGAAGAGCATATGCATGCACTTAATACATTAAGAAAGTATATGTTCCAAAATGTCTACTTAAGTCCACTTGTAAAGCATGAAGAGGACCTTGTAATGGTAGAGAAGATTATCACATCCTTATATAAGTATTTTACAGATCATCCAGATATGCTCCCTACAGGCGAGCAAGTTTTGATTGAAGAATTTGGCATAGAAACTGTAGTTAAAGACTACATAGCAGGAATGACCGACAGGTTCGCAATAAATACTTATGAAAATATTTTTGAAAAATAA